DNA sequence from the Streptomyces sp. HUAS 15-9 genome:
GAGGGCGCCGGGATCTCCGGCACCTGAGGCCGGTCCCCCGTTCGTAGGAAGGTCCCGACGCCGGAACGGTTCCCCTGCCACCGGGGCCCCTACGGTCCGGATATGACCGCACCCCCCACCTCCGTCCCTCCAGGCCGAGCACCCGGGCCCACCCCACCCGGCCCGAAGCGGGAGCAGGCCCCCGCCGCAGCGCGGCCACCGTCCGCGCGGGCGGTCCTCGACGGCCCGGCCGGTCGGGACAGATGGGCGCCGCCGAGGGTCACCGAGTTGCGGTTGTCCGCGTTCGCGGGGCATCGGGGCGTCGGGCTCCCCGTCGGGGCGTGCACCCTCTTCGCCGGGCCCAGCGGGTGCGGCAAGTCGAGCGCGCTGCGGGCGTACGAGGCGCTCGCCCGGCTCGGCGGCGGCGCGCCGCTCGCCGCGGCGTTCCCGGATCCGGCGGCCTGTGTGCCCGAGCGCGCCCGGCCCGACCCGCAGCGCCGGCGCGGCTTCCGCATCGGCTGTACGACAGACGGTCCCGAAGGTCCGGTACGGCTCGACGTCGCCGTACAGGCCGAGCCCGAACTGCGCATCGTCGGAGAGCGGCTGACCGCGGGCGGACTCGTCCTCCTGGAGACGGCGCTGCGCGACCCGGGACGCCCCGCCGTACAGGCCGCCTGGCACACCGCGGGATCCGCACCGGTGACACGTGCCCCGCTCCCCGACGACCGGCTCGGCACCGCTCTGCTCCCGCTGCGCGTGGCCGGCAAGACCGACGGGCAGCGCCAGGTGCTCGCCGCGGCCGAACAGACGGTGGTCGCCCTGCGCTCGGTCTTCGCCTGCGACCCGTGTCCCGACCGGATGCGCGAGGCCGTCCCGCTGGGCTCCGGACGCCTGCTGCCCGGCTGCGACAACCTCGCCGAGGTGCTGTGGCGCACCCGCTCCGAATGCGGCCGCCGGCACGCCCGACTCGTCGCCGCGGTGCACGCCGGATGCGCCGGGCCCGTGGCCGACCTGGTCGCCGAACCGCTGGGCGACGGCACGGTACGGGCGCTGCTCGACCGCGGCGACGGAATCCGGACCGACCTCGGCCGACTCGGGGACGGTGAGCTGACATATCTCGCGCAGGCCCTGGTGCTGCTCACCGGCCCGGGCGTCCTGGACGTCGACACACCCGGCGAGGTCCCCGACGCCATGCGCGCCCTCACCGTCCTCGCCGACGGCTTCGACCGTGCGCTGGACGGTCGTCAGCGCACGGAACTGCTGCGGCTCGCCACCGGGATGTGCGGCCTCGGGCACATCCGCCTGGTGGGCGCGGTGAGCGACGCCTCGTGGGCCACGGAGGCCGAAGGAGTCACGGTGGTACACCTGAACCCGTGACGGAACACCTGGACGTGGCGAAACTGCAGCGCCGGCTGGCCGAGTTCGCGGCCGCGCGGAACTGGCAGCCGTACCACACCCCCAAGAACCTCGCGGCCGCCCTCAGCGTGGAGGCGTCCGAACTGGTCGAGATCTTCCAGTGGTTGACGCCCGAGGAGTCCGCGCGCGTCATGGACGACCCCGACACCGCGCACCGCGTCACCGACGAGGTGGCCGACGTGCTCGCCTACCTCCTGCAGCTGTGCGAGGTGCTCGGCATCGAACCGCTGGCAGCCCTTGCCGCGAAGATCGACCGGAACGAGCGGAGGTTCCCGGTGCCGGGGGAGGGCGACACGTAGGGAATCCTTGATTCCGAAATCACTCTCCGGAGTCAAAATGTCGCCCGAATCCGAATTGTTGTCCACAGATTTCCGTCTTCCTCTGGCTTTCTGTCTCAGCCCCACTCACTCTGGGTAGTGGACAGAGGAGTTCGGGCGGAAGGCGTGCGCGAGCACGTCGGGCGGACGGGGACGGCCCATGGAAGCGATGCGGCTCATCGTGACGAGCAGAAGCGCCCTGGCGGGAAGCGGCGACGCTCCCCAGATCCTGGCGGAGGTGTGGCAGGCCCAGGCCCTGGCCCAGGCGATCGGCAGCCGCCTGGCCGTCTCCGGCCCACCCGAACTACGGGGCGAGGCACTGGGCCTGACCGAACTGGCGGGCCGCGGCTGCGGCGTCCTGGACGCACCGCAACTCGACCCGGGCGACCTGCGCGCCGCCCAGCTCACCGAACTGGACGACGCCCGCGAGACCCTCCTCGGCCTGGGCGGCCTACTCGGCGAGGTCGGCATCGCCCTCGTCGGCATGGCCAGCTCCGCGGACGACCAGGCGAGATACTGGCAGTGCATGGAGGCGATCGACGCGGCGGACGAATCCCGGGACCGAGTCCTGGAGATGCTCCGCAAACTGGCAGCCCGCGAGGAGGCACTACCGGAGAAGGAACCGGGCTGAGGGCGGCGGCCTCACCCACCCGGCAAGCGACGCGTGGTGCCGATGGGGTCGGCGGAGCCGTTGGCGTGCAGGATGGATGTATGGACCTTCGAATTTTCACCGAGCCCCAGCAAGGGGCGACCTACGACACCTTGCTCGCCGTGGCGAAGGCCACCGAGGACCTCGGGTTCGATGCCTTCTTCCGGTCGGACCACTACCTCCGGATGGGTGACGTCGACGGCCTTCCGGGACCTACCGACGCCTGGATCACGCTCGCCGGGCTGGCCCGTGAGACCAGGCGGATCCGTCTCGGCACCCTGATGACCGCCGCCACCTTCCGGCTGCCCGGCGTGCTCGCCATCCAGGTCGCCCAGGTCGACCAGATGTCCGGCGGCCGGGTCGAACTCGGCCTGGGCGCGGGCTGGTTCGAGCAGGAGCACAAGGCGTACGGCATCCCCTTCCCGAAGGAGAAGTTCGCCCGCCTGGAGGAGCAGCTGGCGATCGTCACCGGTCTGTGGGCGACCGAGGCCGGCAAGACCTTCGACTTCCACGGCACGCACTACGACCTCACCGACTCGCCCGCACTGCCCAAGCCCGCCCAGGCCAAGGTCCCGGTCCTGATCGGCGGACACGGCGCCACCCGCACTCCGCGCCTGGCCGCGCAGTACGCCGACGAGTTCAACATGCCGTTCGCCTCGATCGAGGACAGCGAGCGGCAGTTCGGGCGGGTGCGTGCCGCCGCGGAGGCCGAGGGTCGCAGGGCCGACGACCTGACCTACTCCAACGCCCTCGTCGTCTGCGTCGGCCGCGACGACCAGGAGGTCGCCCGCCGGGCCGCCGCGATCGGCCGCGAGGTCGACGAGCTGAAGACCAACGGTCTGGCCGGCTCCCCGGCCGAGGTGGTCGACAAGATCGGCCGGTACGCCGCGATCGGCTCGCAGCGCATGTACCTCCAGGTCCTCGACCTCACGGACCTGGACCACCTGGAGCTGATCTCCTCCCAGGTCCAGTCGCAGCTGTCCTAGGCACAACGGGCGCGGGCCTACGACGATCGGCCGTCGA
Encoded proteins:
- a CDS encoding LLM class F420-dependent oxidoreductase is translated as MDLRIFTEPQQGATYDTLLAVAKATEDLGFDAFFRSDHYLRMGDVDGLPGPTDAWITLAGLARETRRIRLGTLMTAATFRLPGVLAIQVAQVDQMSGGRVELGLGAGWFEQEHKAYGIPFPKEKFARLEEQLAIVTGLWATEAGKTFDFHGTHYDLTDSPALPKPAQAKVPVLIGGHGATRTPRLAAQYADEFNMPFASIEDSERQFGRVRAAAEAEGRRADDLTYSNALVVCVGRDDQEVARRAAAIGREVDELKTNGLAGSPAEVVDKIGRYAAIGSQRMYLQVLDLTDLDHLELISSQVQSQLS
- a CDS encoding nucleotide pyrophosphohydrolase, with product MTEHLDVAKLQRRLAEFAAARNWQPYHTPKNLAAALSVEASELVEIFQWLTPEESARVMDDPDTAHRVTDEVADVLAYLLQLCEVLGIEPLAALAAKIDRNERRFPVPGEGDT
- a CDS encoding ATP-binding protein translates to MTAPPTSVPPGRAPGPTPPGPKREQAPAAARPPSARAVLDGPAGRDRWAPPRVTELRLSAFAGHRGVGLPVGACTLFAGPSGCGKSSALRAYEALARLGGGAPLAAAFPDPAACVPERARPDPQRRRGFRIGCTTDGPEGPVRLDVAVQAEPELRIVGERLTAGGLVLLETALRDPGRPAVQAAWHTAGSAPVTRAPLPDDRLGTALLPLRVAGKTDGQRQVLAAAEQTVVALRSVFACDPCPDRMREAVPLGSGRLLPGCDNLAEVLWRTRSECGRRHARLVAAVHAGCAGPVADLVAEPLGDGTVRALLDRGDGIRTDLGRLGDGELTYLAQALVLLTGPGVLDVDTPGEVPDAMRALTVLADGFDRALDGRQRTELLRLATGMCGLGHIRLVGAVSDASWATEAEGVTVVHLNP
- a CDS encoding DUF6099 family protein encodes the protein MEAMRLIVTSRSALAGSGDAPQILAEVWQAQALAQAIGSRLAVSGPPELRGEALGLTELAGRGCGVLDAPQLDPGDLRAAQLTELDDARETLLGLGGLLGEVGIALVGMASSADDQARYWQCMEAIDAADESRDRVLEMLRKLAAREEALPEKEPG